The nucleotide sequence CAtgcagaaggagagaaagaagccGGGGGGGTGTAAGAGAGGATGACGGGGAACAGatatggggggtgggggggttagaGTGCTTAGAGCATGGCTGTGGGAACTCCGACACAGTATTTATGGATGTTTATCTCTCGTCTAAGGGGAGACTCACATTTTCCACTTGGGAATAACTGGGCAGCGGACAAGGACTTCCTTGTGGGATCTAAAGGACAGTTTGGGACTAAACGTCACAAAAAACCCTATATTTCCAACAGCATCTGTTTAGATCTGATGCCCTTAATTTAAACCAGAACATATTCCCAGTGTGGACAGTGCACAACTGGAATGGCTGCTAATCTAACATACACCGGGCTGATCCAGTCAGTAAGCCGTATCCCAAATCCCATCCCTGTCATGTTTGTACAAATCCCTTTTTATCCCCTTACAGGTAGTagaacagaaacaagacaaagAGTTTACAATAACCGTATAGCACATCTGTGAGGCTGCGCTAAATGCTAACCACGACACCTCTGGCAATGTTCGAAGCACTTATTTATACATTTTGCCATCTAAGGGATATTTTATCGACCAAGCGGTATCATCTGATCCACTTCAAAGTCTCTCTCTTCAAGGGGACTGTACAGTACTTGCATCGGCGAGAGCCATTGCCCAAGCATTGCCTTTTTTGGATGTGTTTATTTCTCGGTGCTTGTCAGTGCTGTCAGGGATAGTTTCCTCTGTCCGTCTCTAACTTGCTATGTTACAGTAGTGGAAGTATTTTCTTGGAAaggtgttttaaaaaaacaaaacatgaagaaTTACTGTTATGAGGTCATGACCTTTTGAATTTGTCTGTACGTGTATATTGTGGAACATGTGAAGTTCCCCATCTTGGAATCAAAGCATATCTAATCTGTTTAAAATCAGAAAAGtaagttttattttcagatCAATGAATGCTGCACTTACTTTTCTGTATGTAATACAGTATGGCTTGTGTTCATAGACACTGCAGAGGAAGCGGTTAACATGACACAAACTACGAGCTCATTTGTGGAGTGGGTCACATATTAAATGTCATAAATCTTGCATTCCAACCAAACAGGGCGTCAAAACAAAGGGAGTCAAACTGTTATGTCATTATTTAAGAATCTACTTAAATAGAGGCAGGGTGATGACATGACTGAGTGACTTGTGTATACCATGTAAGGTTTCGGATGAGGTGCGGTACAGCTGAAAGACGAGCAGATGAAAACCTGGGCTAATACTGTGAGGAATGTTATTCCATGAGCTTTGCATTGTTGCTGCTTGCACATTATATTTTGGTTGGAATTGCcaagttctaaaaaaaaaatctcctttATTTCAGCATGAGAGAATTTCTAGGTAAGTCATTATTGccagtcaacacacacacacacacacacacacacacacacaaatatcagGAGTCTGTCACCCATTGATAGTTTGCTTTTGCAACATTTGATcctaataattaatttaatgtcAAACAGCTACTATTTTTGGCTACCTCTCATCATTTCAGGCTGAGCTCTTCTGGATCTTCTGATGTCTCGGATGACAAATCAACGAGTCATGCAGAGTCTTACTTCTTAAGAAGAGAGAATAGACTGTCTGCAAGGAAAAGGGCAGAAGAAGAGAGCGCGAATAACGACTACAAGAAGGCAAGTGTTGCAAGTCCGTAATATCTGGAGTGATGCATTGGTGCTCAAAGGGGGGGTAATACCTCAAATTTAATTTGCTGTAGTGTACATAGTACAGCAGAAGTACCAGCAGTACAGAGATTAGATTAATCAGTTAAACTAATAAAACAATAAGTGATGGCTTGTGTAATTCATTGCACAAATGTTTGGTTTATACCTGCTCTTTATCTGCATCCTTGTAAATCCTGAATtcaaaaaaacacgcacacacacacacacacttagtcTATAGACTAGAAGTTGCATTCAGATGGCTAACACTAACCTCGTAGCTCTGGAAGGCCATACATTGAACGAAAAACTGACAGCGTCATGCTAATGCAGTATGTTCAATGACAATTCTGATATGCAGCAAGCATCAACTCTGTTGAAGAACGTCTACATGGACATGCAGGGAAAGCTTGAAGGTGCTTTGCTGATGGTGGAGTCTCAACAATCATCTGAATGACTTGCAGGTGGTTAAACCTATGTGACTGGGTTGCTAACAAGCAAACCAATTAGAGTGGCTTTAGCGTtttacttatatatatatatatataaaataaattatggcATTTAAATTTACCATCACAGAAACAAACCTACACTCATCCATTAAATGTGTGGGTCTATAGCCTGCCGGGCAATCAATGTTGAGGTATTTCCCTCGGAAGCAGCCCAAATAAGGTCATCAGGTGCATGCTTGACATTTACTACCGCACAGTCACTGAAGCTGTAAAATAAGTGTTATTAAGGCTGTGTGCAGTGGAAACAATCAAACGTTCCTTTGGAAATCCTAACTGGTGCATATTTTTGTAGATGTATGAAAAGGCAATTGCCACGAATCAGAGACTCAAATCCCGGCTGGAAATAAGCAAACAGGAACTCTCCGTGATTCAGGACCAGCTGCAGAGAGCTCAGGTAACCAGTAGCAGGCTATGGAATAAATAATTTTGTACAACACACCGGAAGTAAAAATCAGAGTGGAAACACACTGATGTTTATGTTTTTAGATTGCTACTGgcgcggcccggtggcgcagtggtaagcactgttgcctcacagcgagatggccGCGGGTtagtctccgacttgtggccattctgtgtggagtttgcatgttctccccgtgtctgcgtgggttctctccgggttctccggcttcctcccaccaccaaagacatgcagcctagactgattggtgacactaaattgcccgtaggtgtgagtgtgtgtgtggctgattgtctgtctctgtgttgccctgcgatggactggcggcttatccagggtgtaccccacctctcgcccattgccTGCTGGGATCCGTCATctgacccgatgacggaataagcggttggaaaatgaatgaatggattgCTACTGGCTCTTGATGCAAAAATGATCCTGATTAAAATGCAGCCATCTAATCTGTTTTAACATTTCCAACTTCTCTAATAACCTCTTAGCAGAAGGCTAAACCTGGAGATTGTGGCTCCAACATGCTGGAGACTGAAAAAAAGGTATGAACAATTTGTTACTACTTTTCCTCATCATTCTTTATTGTTCTTACTTGTTTCCATCTCGGTTTTGTTCTTCATAGGAAAGCTGGAGTCTCAAAAAGAGGATCTTGGATATTGAAGAGCAGTTGAAGGTAATTTGGATGACTTTGGAGGGTAATGAAACTTTTTCATTCCATTTGCTCCTTTacaaatattgcaaataatagtGACCTTTTACTGAGCATTGTGAAAGATGGAGCTGCCGTGTTTGCTGCTGCGCCTACAGAGGCTTCAGCTGACATCGTTTGTCGCCATTATGGTCTGTTGGCTGCGGAATGTGTGAGAATTTAAGCGTTGCAGTGAGAGAGCCTTCAGTACTCAATGTATGCTTCGCAAATGTCTCCGCTGTGCTGTGCCCAAGAAAATACAGACAGTGACCTTTTGTTGTGTGTAAAAGAGTGATCTAAACAAAGAAGGGACAAAGAATCACTGTTTGATTGTGTGAATACATCTGCTAcgttttttaaaaatctatatTTTGCATTATCAGACTTATCCCACAACAATTTCCTTAGAATAAAGAAACTTTTATCAAATGCATAATGAatgaagatgagatgaggtGTTTTGTAAAAGTGCATTCCTAAAAATGTGGGACTCtttgtaaaatatattaaaacagaatgagcatataaaaaaaaattcacctCTCGTATGTCTCAATGAAGTTCCGACCAGAGCCTGTCAATGTTTTGTTTGCATGAATTATGGGTTCCTCTCCACAGTTCCTGGAAACCTGCCATTTAGTGTTTTTGCCTTTCAGTGACAAATCCCCTTAAATAGCTATAACATACAGTATCCAGGTGGAAAGGAGGAGCTTTGTGTCATTTTTCTTATCTGTTTCAAAGGAGACAATGATGGAATGTAACTCAGAATATTTAGTCAAGTATTTCTAAACTACTTCACTAGTCTACAGCAACTGTTAATTATATAGTCAGGCAATTAAAAGGTCAAAGCTTTTTTGTTCTCGCATCTGTATGCGCACTGAGGGTCttgcaaacatgaaaaaaagagcttttattttgaagaagaATGTAACACACTTATTGTGAGAGTTCTGTTGACATAATTTTGATGTGACCAAGTCTGAAACCATTGAGAAACGGTAACAAAGCTTGTTAGAAGAAGAAACATAATCAGGACTGAAGATGaccttttaatgtttttttgatCCTCGTCTTTCATGACAAAACCcgctccgccccccccaggtTATATCAGTGTTTAGGCTTGCATCTGTTCTCACTTTGGTTTCCTCGCGTTCTTTCTTTAGGTTAAGGAAGAACTAAAGATGGAGAACCAGAGGCTGAAGGATGAGAATGGAGCTTTAATCCGGGTCATCACTAAACTATCCAAGTGAGGCCTGATGGACGGAGAAGAAAGACTCTTGAAAGTCAAACACAAATACGAGAAACCATATTAATAGCTAGAGTTTTTCTACTTTTAGCCAGAAATATTGTACGTAAAAAGTTTCCAAAGTAATTCTGGAAACTGGAGTGCATTTTTCCATTGTCTCTAGGGGTAACAAACTCTTTCAgggaaaacaacatttaaatcagCTGTGAAGGATCCCTGTTTCTGTCCTAGGTCTAGCGCATTCCCAGATGAAATTAAAATCTGAATTTCTTGAATTTCTTCAAAGAAGGGAAATGCCAACATGACCATTGAATATTTTACTGCGATCCCGTGACCGGGTTGCTCAATAGTAGCTCATTACTGTGATATGTAGCAATGTAGTATCCCTGCACAAATAAATTGACTAAATATTGTTGGAAATGTCAGTATTTATAGACCTGCAAACTCACACTCTGATTTCAGGTATCACAGACTGTGGATTCTTCCATTAGTTCTTCTCCCGCTGTTGAAGTGCATGtatccttcctcttcttcgtctctgtcttcgatcCACAATAATCCAATGAGTAATTTACATATTTCAATGTTTTTATATTAAAGGCACTTCATATTAACTGCCTCAATGCAGAGAAAGCATGTATGTTGCTTGAGATGTGTCAATAACTTACTGGGCTTTTCTAATTGGTttctgttgtgttgtgtgtgctgCCACCTACTGACCATACAGGGAAGAACATCATCATCTGACACAACACACGAGCATACTTCAAACGcctttattttctgtgattACATCACATTGTACAGATTTGTCTCAATCATATCCAACATACTTCGGTTCCCTTGAGTATACACATAATGGCATGAGTACAAATATGTCTGCATTTATTACCTTTTTTTGCTTGTATACATGGGATTAGTGTGAGAATTCAACATGCActtcacaaataaaaaacacagctaCAGACGACAAACCTCCAcgacacaacaaacacaaaagattCAAGAAATATGCAATGTTTTTTTCACTCCTGATGAAAAGGTCTTTGGAGGTTGCATCATGTCTCTGTTCACATTAGGCTTCAGGACTGAAACACGATGACGATCCATTATCGAAGCAGCAATTTGGCAGTATTGCATTGTGAATGCTGCTCTGCACTGTTGTGCTCAATCTTTTCTTCAATGTAGCTTGTGAAACTGAGGAATACGAGGTTTCTGTTGCTTGCATTGCAGAAATGCGACAACCTTATAAAATATccacataaataaatggattAGAATGGATTTGTCCAATTACAAATTCCCAAAATAGGAAAAATAATCTGATGACAGGTCATCTATGTAGATTAGATTATAGTGACCATGTTAATACAAGACATTGTatagagaaggagaagatgtTATGTGCTGCACCTCCACAGTGGAGTCTTAAATGCGATGATTCCTCAGAACAGGCTCAGGATTAAGGTTGTTCATGTTcacgcaaaaaaaaaggttcagcTAATAATAAAAACCATAACTGacagtgatttaaaaataaatcactgtcaTCATAAATAAATTTAGAAATGTCAATATGCATAATGCATCTCAGACCATGCATTAAAAGCACTTTATTCATGAGTTGATGTTTATCAATGTAGATATTGATTGCTTGGTTGATTGGAACTTCTTATAAAGAAGCtataatattaattaaaaagaacactgtacaatgaaaataaatatagttCATAAATACAATCAGATTTACAAGCGACGGTTTATTGGTATAGTAATAAATATAGGAGCTATCAGCAGATTAAGTTGTAACTGTATGTAAGAAATTTGACACTCATCTGGCAGGAGTAAATGAAGGAAACACTTATGGTACACTGAGATATAAAGAGTAGGAGCTGCAAAATATTCTCCTCTTTTGTAATTTATACAGTTTACTGTTCAGCGACCAACATACACTGTACATCAAGTGCAGGCAGGACCTATCAATCAGTACATGGCCTGCAGCCAGAGCGACTGCAGCactggctgcagcagagaggacaTATACAGACTATGACAGAAAGCCACACACTCATGCAGTATTATGGAAACAGCTTGAATGGAAGGTCCTTCTTTAAAGCCAGGCCTTAAAGGAGCCTGTGAACCCAAACATGGAGtattagtgttattattcaGACATACATTCAGTCCCACTGAGGAAAAATACATAGACCGTGCAGGCAGAGCATACCCTCGGTTTTATTATCAAAaagacacagaacacaaacacacacaataatattATAGTTCCTCTTTAAAACATGCCACTATGTACATCATCTTGTGAACGCATGCTGTAGCCTGTTTAGAAAAGCATAATGCTAACAATAGGATGGAATAGTATTGAGAATGAACCAATCAGTGCACTGCTGCTCACCCTCccacataattatttttacgACTGGTGACAATATGGTATCCaataaagccaaaaaaaaaaaaagaacttagTCATTTTATCCATGACTGAACAACtttatctaaaaataaatgtgaatattgaaataaaaatactgaTAGTTGATAGAATTCAAAGATTTTTGAATGTTtcattaaatgttctttttttctaaatatattttgctatattcagaaaacaaaagTCTTCCTTCCAGTAATTGCTTTCTGACGGTCATTCACTGACATGAGTAATTATTGTACTTTGTAATATAAAACTATAATAAGATTTTCATCACACCAATTTATtgtcttgttgtgtttttta is from Brachionichthys hirsutus isolate HB-005 chromosome 8, CSIRO-AGI_Bhir_v1, whole genome shotgun sequence and encodes:
- the LOC137898917 gene encoding protein phosphatase 1 regulatory subunit 12B-like — translated: MYEKAIATNQRLKSRLEISKQELSVIQDQLQRAQQKAKPGDCGSNMLETEKKESWSLKKRILDIEEQLKVKEELKMENQRLKDENGALIRVITKLSK